CACCAGGGCGAACCAGGCCGGGACGAGGATCAGCAGGCCGCTCGCCCCACGGCTCCACGGGCCGCCGGTGGTGAAAACACCCTGGAGCTGAAATCGCACCACCAGGGCGGCCGCCAGGGCCCACCACACCAGGGCCAGCAGGAGCAGCAGGGGGCCCGCGGCGGGGCGCGCCAGCAGCCCGTAGACCAGCCCCAGGACGGCCGCCGTCACCAGTACATAAGCCACCCGGCGGCGGGTATCCCCCAACCCCGCCATGGCCGACCATTCCCAGGCGCCACCGAGCACGAAGAGGCCCAGCAGGGCCGCGAACCCGGGCGGAGACAGCAGCAGGATGGCCGCCACCACCAGGGGAACCAACACCAGGGCCGTCAGCACCCGCTGGGTCAGCGAGGACAGGGGGCGGCTCATGGCCTACGCACCCTGCACCCGGGCCACCTGCTCCCCCGTCTTGCCGTAACGCCGCTGGCGCCGGGCGAAATCGGCGAAGGCCGCGAGCAGGTCGCCGCGACCGAAATCGGGCCACAGCACGTCGCTGAAGTAGAGTTCCGTGTAGGCCAGTTGCCACAGCAGGAAGTTGCTGATGCGCTGCTCGCCACCGGTACGGATGAAGAGGTCCGGTTCCGGATGGCCGGCCAGCGACAGGGCGGCCGCGAAGTGTTCCAAGTCGATATCCGCCGCCGCCAGGGTGCCGGCCTGTACTTCGACGGCCAGCCGGCGGGCGGCCTCGACGATGTCCCAGCGGCCACCGTAATTAGCGGCGATGAAGAGGTGGAGGCCGGTATTGTCCCGGGTGAGTTCCTCGGCCTCGACGATGCGCTGTCTGAGGGTGCTGCTGAAGGGCCTGCGGTCACCGATGACCCGCAGCCGCACGTTGTTGCGATGCAGGCGGCGGGACTTCTGCTCCAGGGTGGACACGAAGAGCCCCATCAACATCCCCACCTCGTCCTCGGGACGCTGCCAGTTCTCGCTGCTGAAGGCGAACAGGGTGAGGACCTCTACGCCGAGCTGGCCGCAGGCCTCCACCACCATTTCCACGGTGTCCGCACCCGCTTTGTGGCCTGCGAAGCGCGGCAGATGGCGGCGCCGGGCCCAGCGACCGTTGCCGTCCATGATGACGGCCAGATGCCGGGGCCGCGAATCCTCGCGGAGCGTCGGAGGTTGCTCGGAACTCATGAAACTGTGACACCCCTCCAGATGGTTTACGTCGCAACCCCGGACCGCGGAGTCACACCTCCATGAGATCGGCTTCCTTGGCCTCCAGTACCTTGTCCACCTCCGCCACCTTGGTATCGGTGAGCCTCTGGATCTCATCCTGGGCGCGGTGCTCGTCGTCCTCGGAGATCTCCTTTTCCTTCAACAACTCCTTGAGGGAATGGTTGGCATCGCGGCGGATATTGCGAATGGCCACCCGCGCCTGCTCCGCCTCCTGGCGCACCACCCGGATCATGTCTTTGCGCCGTTCCTCCGTGAGGGGCGGCAGGGGCACCCGTATGATGGTGCCCGAGGTCACCGGGTTGAGACCGAGTCCCGAATTGAGTATGGCCTTTTCCACGTCCGGCACCATGGACTTCTCATAGGGCGCGACACCGAGGGTGCGGGGATCGATGACGTTGACATTCGCCACCTGGTTGATGGGCACATCCGAACCATAGTAACTCACGTGGAGATGGTCCAGCAGGCTGGTGTGGGCCCTGCCGGTACGCAGCTTCGTGAGCTCCTGGCGCAGGGCCTCGATGCTCTTGTCCATCCTCAAGCGGGCGTCTTTCTTAATGTCGTTTATCATGGTATCAACCGTTCCATCAATGAGAGAGCGTCTATTTTGAGTTCCGGCGAGCCGCCCGCCGGCCGCGAGGGACCTCAGTCGTCGCTGTAGACCAAAGTGCCCTCGTCCTCGCCCCGAACCGCCCGCATCAGGGACCCCGGCCGCCCCATGTCCACCACCTTGAGGGGCATCCCGTGGTCCTGGCACAGCACGATGGCGGTGGTATCCATGACGGCGAGGCGGCGTCGAATCACCTCTCCGTAGCTGATCTTCACGAAGCGCTCGGCGTCCGGATGAGTCATCGGATCCGCAGCGTAGACGCCGTTCACCTTAGTGGCCTTGACCAGCAGATCGGCCGCCACCTCGATGGCCCGCAGGCTGGCCGCCGAATCCGTGGTGAAGAACGGGTTGCCCGTACCGGCGGTGAACAGCACCACATGGCCGTCCTCGAGCAGGGTCACGGCGCGCCGGCGGTCGTAGGGCTCGCAC
The Gammaproteobacteria bacterium DNA segment above includes these coding regions:
- the uppS gene encoding polyprenyl diphosphate synthase; amino-acid sequence: MSSEQPPTLREDSRPRHLAVIMDGNGRWARRRHLPRFAGHKAGADTVEMVVEACGQLGVEVLTLFAFSSENWQRPEDEVGMLMGLFVSTLEQKSRRLHRNNVRLRVIGDRRPFSSTLRQRIVEAEELTRDNTGLHLFIAANYGGRWDIVEAARRLAVEVQAGTLAAADIDLEHFAAALSLAGHPEPDLFIRTGGEQRISNFLLWQLAYTELYFSDVLWPDFGRGDLLAAFADFARRQRRYGKTGEQVARVQGA
- the frr gene encoding ribosome recycling factor is translated as MINDIKKDARLRMDKSIEALRQELTKLRTGRAHTSLLDHLHVSYYGSDVPINQVANVNVIDPRTLGVAPYEKSMVPDVEKAILNSGLGLNPVTSGTIIRVPLPPLTEERRKDMIRVVRQEAEQARVAIRNIRRDANHSLKELLKEKEISEDDEHRAQDEIQRLTDTKVAEVDKVLEAKEADLMEV
- the pyrH gene encoding UMP kinase; translation: MTSAALRYPRVLLKLSGEALMGDGEFGIDPVMVERTVDGILELVAAGVQLGLVLGGGNIFRGAALARGGLDRVTADHMGMLATVMNALAMSDFLVRRGQRATVMSAIPMGGVCEPYDRRRAVTLLEDGHVVLFTAGTGNPFFTTDSAASLRAIEVAADLLVKATKVNGVYAADPMTHPDAERFVKISYGEVIRRRLAVMDTTAIVLCQDHGMPLKVVDMGRPGSLMRAVRGEDEGTLVYSDD